A stretch of DNA from Candidatus Methylomirabilis tolerans:
GAGAAGGCGGCGGCGGAGATGGAGCGGCGCGTGGACCTGCTGGTCCCATACGGGTTCACCGATACCTGGATCTCTACCTTCCACGCCTTTGGAGATCGCGTGCTTCGGGAGCATGCCCTGGTGCTGGGGCTGAGTCCGGACTTCCGCCTGCTGACGGTGCCGGAGCAGGTCATCTTCGTTCAGGAGCACCTGTTTGAGCTTCCATTAGACTATTTCCGGCCGCTCGGCAGTCCGCTGCGGCACGTGCAGGCGCTGCTCCAACTGTTCAGTCGAGCCAAGGACGAGGATGTCGGCCCCGAGCAGTACGCGAGTTACGCGGAGGAACTGGTCGGTCGAGCGACGACCTCTCCCGATGATCAAGCGCTGGCGGAGCAGGCGACGCGGGAGATGGAGATCGCCAGGGTCTACCGGCAGTACCAGGAACTGATGGCTCGGGAAGGAAAGTTGGACTTCGGCGATCTGATGACGCGGACGCTCAGCCTGCTTCGGGAACATCCGCTGGTACTCCAACGATTGCAGGAGCGGTTCCGGTATATCCTGGTCGATGAGTTCCAGGATACCAACTATGCCCAATTTCAGATCGTGAAGCTACTGACGGCCGCTCATCGGAATGTGACGGTGGTGGGGGATGACGACCAGTCGATCTTCAAGTTTCGAGGGGCCTCGATCAGCAACATCCTCAGCTTCCGCCGTGAGTTTCCTGACGCCGAGACGATCGTCCTTGCAGAGAACTATCGCTCGACGCCGAACGTTCTTGATGCTGCGTACCGTCTGATCCAGCACAACAACCCCGACCGGCTGGAGTATCAGGAAGGTGTCGACAAGCGCCTGAAGCCTTGCAATGGTGACGGCCCGGCCGTTGAGAGCGTAGTCTTTCAGACCTATCAGGAGGAAGCCGACTGGGTGGTCGAAAGGATCGAGGAGCTGGTCGAGGCCAAGGCGTGCGCGCTTGGCGACATCGCCATTCTGGTCCGGCGAAACAGCGATGCCGACCCGCTCCTGCGGGCGCTGAACATGAAGGGGATCCCGTGGAGCTTCAGCGGGGCGAAGGGTCTGTACGACAGGGATGAGATACGTCTGGTGATCTCGTTCCTCCGTCTGCTGGCTGATCCATACGACTCCCTGAGTCTCTTTCATCTGGCCGGCTCCGATATCTACGGGTTGCCGGCTGCCGATTTGACCCTCTGTAACGCCCATGCGCGCCGGAAGCATCGCAGTCTCTATGAGGTGTTGCTCGATCTGACGAGGCGACCAGGCGCTGTGCCCGAGCTGTCCGGGGTCTCGACTGAAGGGATTGCTGCTGCCACGGCCCTCCTGAGTGATTTGCATCGCTATCTGGACAAAGCGGCTCGGGAGGTGACGGGACGTATCCTGTACGAGTTTCTGATGGAACAGCCTGGCTATGGCAAGCGACTGCTGCATTCGAACTCTTCGCGCGACCATCAACGGGTCAGCAACCTCGCCGCATTCTTCGGCCTGGTTCAGCGGTTCGGCGAGGTGGCGCCCCAGGACCGCGTGGCCGGCTTTGTTCCGTATCTGACGATGCTGATCGAGGCGGGCGAGAACCCGCCCGTTGCGGAGGGCGAGGCGGCGGAGGAAGGGGTGGCCGTGCTCACGCTGCACAAGGCCAAGGGCCTCGAGTTCGAGGCGGTGTTTCTTGTGGGTTTGGTCGAGAAACGGTTTCCCTCGATCGATCGGCGGGAGGCAATCCCGCTTCCCGATGAGCTGATTAAAGAGACGCTGCCGTCCGGCGACTTTCATCAGCAGGAGGAGCGGCGCCTGTTTTATGTGGG
This window harbors:
- a CDS encoding ATP-dependent helicase: EKAAAEMERRVDLLVPYGFTDTWISTFHAFGDRVLREHALVLGLSPDFRLLTVPEQVIFVQEHLFELPLDYFRPLGSPLRHVQALLQLFSRAKDEDVGPEQYASYAEELVGRATTSPDDQALAEQATREMEIARVYRQYQELMAREGKLDFGDLMTRTLSLLREHPLVLQRLQERFRYILVDEFQDTNYAQFQIVKLLTAAHRNVTVVGDDDQSIFKFRGASISNILSFRREFPDAETIVLAENYRSTPNVLDAAYRLIQHNNPDRLEYQEGVDKRLKPCNGDGPAVESVVFQTYQEEADWVVERIEELVEAKACALGDIAILVRRNSDADPLLRALNMKGIPWSFSGAKGLYDRDEIRLVISFLRLLADPYDSLSLFHLAGSDIYGLPAADLTLCNAHARRKHRSLYEVLLDLTRRPGAVPELSGVSTEGIAAATALLSDLHRYLDKAAREVTGRILYEFLMEQPGYGKRLLHSNSSRDHQRVSNLAAFFGLVQRFGEVAPQDRVAGFVPYLTMLIEAGENPPVAEGEAAEEGVAVLTLHKAKGLEFEAVFLVGLVEKRFPSIDRREAIPLPDELIKETLPSGDFHQQEERRLFYVGMTRAKRFLFLTRAKDYGTKREWKRSRFLAEALALPKEEEEQPWRGTAEAVIGRYAPPPQVAIDLAIRADTPLSLSHYQIDDYLTCPLKYKYVHILRVPVLREHTIIYGAALHRAVQAYNTQRLAGHTMSLDDLIESFEAHWVNEGFISREHEERRMQEGRDALTRFHAGAANGPLPTSVEKRFRFQLGDDLVTGIMDRVDERGGEIVIIDYKSSSVRDQKAADKEARESQQLALYALAYRESIGRLPDRVELHFLTPSGVIVGQAVKKEKDLDQAVERVRAAAIGIRGGLFQATPSQWVCSFCAFRAICPATVWIGERQG